A portion of the Thunnus albacares chromosome 5, fThuAlb1.1, whole genome shotgun sequence genome contains these proteins:
- the LOC122981763 gene encoding uncharacterized protein LOC122981763 isoform X1, whose product MVSRLVAVLLLLLLLLSGSVRPGLCAGPGPSADSGPDSERGRMELRRVWSLAAQPRYGECWARALEHLDSLCRDMTSESQSRIALRFTHCHLSSSGRDFPSCPEGSEVSRCTAGMDAVAFNTYTEFFTHAHSICHFLQSEAWQSRAENTMHRLTESSAGVAEQLQSTRQMAEDLIEAQSAALQAQQEILNNGEELRVTLKDSTQGLKSVFLELSSASREQQVALSELFNRVSFLQSFLLTEAHSLSSCFYNAAALCASFLLTSTQRSSRARLVLLGQVCLNFYLERKICQFVMSSDHPEHKHMELITLYVSMLRRLMVCVGVCVLLCVCVRYRDPVQQSLQVLQQLRETQRSLQEALQHAEVLGQRQEKTEEIQQHVKRTERRRRREATPRRTKEEIRREEEEEEEEEEEEEECSTLVSPITDSSDLSHLSHTSWSTDSILSSTVITSAADTTLQTYTTTTHNASVRRTATHSASVSPGRRPRRSSSSSPLVYSILVEDRQARYSLRSRRSETH is encoded by the exons ATGGTCTCTCGGCTGGTTgcggtgctgctgctgctgctgctgctgctgagcggCTCGGTGAGACCCGGACTGTGCGCCGGTCCCGGACCCTCCGCCGACTCCGGTCCGGACTCTGAGCGGGGTAGGATGGAGCTGCGGCGCGTGTGGAGCCTCGCGGCTCAGCCCAGGTACGGAGAGTGTTGGGCGCGCGCTCTGGAGCACCTGGACTCACTCTGCAGGGACATGACGTCAGAGAGCCAGAGCCGGATAGCGCTGAGATTCACCCACTGTCACCTGAGCAG CTCAGGCAGGGATTTCCCATCATGCCctgaggggtcagaggtcagcaggTGTACAGCCGGGATGGACGCTGTGGCCTTTAACACCTACACGGAGTTCTTCACCCACGCTCACTCCATCTGTCACTTCCTGCAGTCTGAAGCCTGGCAGAGCCGAGCTGAGAACACCATGCACAG actcaCAGAGAGTTCAGCAGGTGTAGCCGAGCAGCTTCAGTCCACCAGGCAGATGGCTGAAGACCTTATTGAGGCCCAGAGTGCTGCCTTACAGGCGCAACAGGAGATCCTGAACAATGGAGAGGAGCTGAGAGTCACCCTGAAAGACTCTACTCAGg GTCTGAAGTCGGTGTTCTTGGAGCTCAGCAGTGCCTCCAGGGAGCAGCAGGTGGCGCTGTCCGAACTCTTCAACAGAGTTTCCTTCCTGCAGAGTTTCCTGCTGACGGAGGCTCACAGTCTGAGCTCCTGCTTCTACAACGCTGCTGCTCTCTGCGCCTCCTTCCTCCTCACCTCCACCCAGCGCTCCTCCAGAGCCAG gtTAGTGCTGTTGGGTCAGGTGTGTTTGAATTTCTACCTGGAGAGGAAGATCTGCCAGTTTGTGATGAGCTCAGACCatcctgaacacaaacacatg gagCTGATCACCCTGTATGTGAGCATGTTGCGGCGGTTGATGGTGTGTGTCGGAGTGTGcgttctgctgtgtgtgtgtgttcggtaCAGAGACCCGGTGCAGCAGAGTCTGCAggtgctgcagcagctcaggGAGACGCAGCGCAGCCTGCAGGAGGCGCTGCAGCACGCAG aggTTTTAGGGCAGCGGCAGGAGAAGACTGAAGAGATTCAGCAGCATGTGAAG agaacagagagaagaagaagaagagaggcgACACCGAGGAGGACAAAAGAGGAGataagaagagaagaggaggaggaggaggaggaggaggaggaggaggaggaatgcaGCACGCTGGTGTCTCCAATCACAGACAGTTCAGACCTGTCTCACCTCTCACACACGA GTTGGAGTACCGACAGTATTCTCAGCAGTACAGTCATCACCTCAGCAGCTGACACCACGCTGCAGACATACACTACTACTACCCACAATGCCTCAGTGCGGAGGACCGCTACCCACAGTGCCTCAGTGAGTCCAGGCAGACGTCCTCGCCGCTCCTCCTCTTCGTCCCCGCTGGTCTACAGCATCCTggtggaggacagacag GCTCGTTACAGCCTGCGCAGCAGAAGATCAGAGACTCACTGA
- the LOC122981763 gene encoding uncharacterized protein LOC122981763 isoform X2 has translation MDAVAFNTYTEFFTHAHSICHFLQSEAWQSRAENTMHRLTESSAGVAEQLQSTRQMAEDLIEAQSAALQAQQEILNNGEELRVTLKDSTQGLKSVFLELSSASREQQVALSELFNRVSFLQSFLLTEAHSLSSCFYNAAALCASFLLTSTQRSSRARLVLLGQVCLNFYLERKICQFVMSSDHPEHKHMELITLYVSMLRRLMVCVGVCVLLCVCVRYRDPVQQSLQVLQQLRETQRSLQEALQHAEVLGQRQEKTEEIQQHVKRTERRRRREATPRRTKEEIRREEEEEEEEEEEEEECSTLVSPITDSSDLSHLSHTSWSTDSILSSTVITSAADTTLQTYTTTTHNASVRRTATHSASVSPGRRPRRSSSSSPLVYSILVEDRQARYSLRSRRSETH, from the exons ATGGACGCTGTGGCCTTTAACACCTACACGGAGTTCTTCACCCACGCTCACTCCATCTGTCACTTCCTGCAGTCTGAAGCCTGGCAGAGCCGAGCTGAGAACACCATGCACAG actcaCAGAGAGTTCAGCAGGTGTAGCCGAGCAGCTTCAGTCCACCAGGCAGATGGCTGAAGACCTTATTGAGGCCCAGAGTGCTGCCTTACAGGCGCAACAGGAGATCCTGAACAATGGAGAGGAGCTGAGAGTCACCCTGAAAGACTCTACTCAGg GTCTGAAGTCGGTGTTCTTGGAGCTCAGCAGTGCCTCCAGGGAGCAGCAGGTGGCGCTGTCCGAACTCTTCAACAGAGTTTCCTTCCTGCAGAGTTTCCTGCTGACGGAGGCTCACAGTCTGAGCTCCTGCTTCTACAACGCTGCTGCTCTCTGCGCCTCCTTCCTCCTCACCTCCACCCAGCGCTCCTCCAGAGCCAG gtTAGTGCTGTTGGGTCAGGTGTGTTTGAATTTCTACCTGGAGAGGAAGATCTGCCAGTTTGTGATGAGCTCAGACCatcctgaacacaaacacatg gagCTGATCACCCTGTATGTGAGCATGTTGCGGCGGTTGATGGTGTGTGTCGGAGTGTGcgttctgctgtgtgtgtgtgttcggtaCAGAGACCCGGTGCAGCAGAGTCTGCAggtgctgcagcagctcaggGAGACGCAGCGCAGCCTGCAGGAGGCGCTGCAGCACGCAG aggTTTTAGGGCAGCGGCAGGAGAAGACTGAAGAGATTCAGCAGCATGTGAAG agaacagagagaagaagaagaagagaggcgACACCGAGGAGGACAAAAGAGGAGataagaagagaagaggaggaggaggaggaggaggaggaggaggaggaggaatgcaGCACGCTGGTGTCTCCAATCACAGACAGTTCAGACCTGTCTCACCTCTCACACACGA GTTGGAGTACCGACAGTATTCTCAGCAGTACAGTCATCACCTCAGCAGCTGACACCACGCTGCAGACATACACTACTACTACCCACAATGCCTCAGTGCGGAGGACCGCTACCCACAGTGCCTCAGTGAGTCCAGGCAGACGTCCTCGCCGCTCCTCCTCTTCGTCCCCGCTGGTCTACAGCATCCTggtggaggacagacag GCTCGTTACAGCCTGCGCAGCAGAAGATCAGAGACTCACTGA